A DNA window from Vigna angularis cultivar LongXiaoDou No.4 chromosome 1, ASM1680809v1, whole genome shotgun sequence contains the following coding sequences:
- the LOC108321342 gene encoding ABC transporter B family member 11, translated as MEGNTSLNEVTSNNQESSRKSKDEPVKTVPLYKLFSFADSLDHLLMLVGTVGAVGNGISMPLMTLIFGSMINAFGGSSTTAEVVDEVSKVSLKFVYLAVGTFAASLLQLACWMITGERQAARIRGLYLQTILRQDVTFFDKETNTGEVIGRMSGDTVLIQDAMGEKVGQFIQLMATFIGGFVVSFIKGWLLTVVMLSSIPLLVLSGALMSLVITKASSRGQTAYSKASSVVEQTIGSIRTVASFTGERLAIAKYNQSLIKAYVNGVHEAVASGLGFGILYFVFICSYALGIWFGAKMIIEKGYTGGEVVTVIFAVLTGSMSLGQASPSLSAFAAGQAAAFKMFETIERKPLIDAYDTNGRKLEDIRGDIELREVCFSYPTRPDELIFNGFSLSIPSGTTAALVGQSGSGKSTVVSLIERFYDPHSGAVLIDGINLKEFQLKWIRQKIGLVSQEPVLFTCSIKENIAYGKDGATDEEIRAAAELANAAKFIDKLPQGLDTMVGEHGTQLSGGQKQRVAIARAILKDPRILLLDEATSALDAESERIVQEALDRIMINRTTVIVAHRLSTIRNADTIAVIHQGKIVERGPHDELTKDPEGAYSQLIRLQEIKKSEQNAEDREKQDSISQSGRLSSKRSSLLRSISLESMGVGNSGHRSLSASFGLPTSAGFIEPVDEGSQDHPIKSSSPPEVPLRRLGYLNKPEFPVLLMGTVAAMIAGAILPVFGLLLSKMIDIFYEPHDELRKDSKIWALVFVAVGVVSLLVYPARFYLFGVAGGKLIQRIRKACFEKVVHMEVSWFDEAENSSGAVGARLSTDAASVRALVGDALGLLVQNIASAITGLVIAFESSWQLALIILAMVPLLGLNGFFQVKFLKGFSADSKRMYEEASQVANDAVGSIRTVASFCAEEKVMDLYRGKCEGPIKTGIRQGIISGVSFGISFFVLYAVYAASFYAGARLVEDGKTSFTDVFRVFFALSFAAIGISQSGSLVPDSAKAKTAAASIFAIIDRKSQIDSSDDSGITLEEVKGEIELKHVSFKYPTRPDVQIFRDLSLTIHSGKTVALVGESGSGKSTVVSLLQRFYDPDSGHITLDGKEIQSMQVKWLRQQMGLVSQEPVLFNDTIRANIAYGKGDATEAEIIAAAELANAHKFISSLQKGYDTVVGERGVQLSGGQKQRVAIARAIVKNPKILLLDEATSALDAESEKVVQDALDRVMVDRTTIVVAHRLSTIKGADLIAVVKNGVIAEKGKHEALLKKGGDYASLVALHTNASTS; from the exons ATGGAAGGGAATACCAGTTTGAACGAAGTTACTAGCAACAATCAAGAATCATCCAGGAAGTCTAAAGATGAACCCGTCAAAACAGTACCATTATACAAGCTTTTCTCATTTGCCGATTCTTTGGATCACTTGTTGATGTTGGTGGGCACTGTGGGCGCCGTGGGGAATGGAATCTCCATGCCCTTGATGACTTTGATATTTGGGAGCATGATCAATGCATTTGGGGGATCCAGTACCACGGCCGAAGTTGTTGATGAAGTTTCCAAG GTGTCTCTGAAATTTGTATACTTGGCTGTGGGTACCTTTGCTGCATCACTTTTGC AGTTGGCATGCTGGATGATCACGGGAGAAAGACAAGCTGCAAGAATTAGAGGCTTATACCTTCAAACAATTCTGAGGCAAGATGTAACCTTCTTTGATAAAGAGACTAACACTGGAGAGGTTATTGGAAGGATGTCAGGTGATACTGTTCTAATTCAAGATGCCATGGGTGAGAAG GTGGGACAGTTTATTCAGTTAATGGCAACTTTCATTGGAGGGTTTGTTGTATCGTTCATCAAGGGGTGGCTTCTAACTGTTGTCATGCTATCTAGTATTCCACTTCTTGTCTTGTCCGGGGCTCTGATGAGCCTGGTTATTACAAAAGCGTCATCCAGGGGACAAACTGCTTATTCCAAAGCTTCAAGTGTTGTAGAACAGACAATTGGCTCTATCCGGACT GTTGCATCATTCACTGGGGAGAGGCTAGCAATAGCTAAATACAATCAGTCCTTGATCAAGGCTTACGTCAATGGAGTGCACGAGGCAGTAGCTTCTGGTTTGGGTTTTGGGATCCTATACTTTGTCTTTATATGCAGCTACGCTTTGGGCATTTGGTTTGGCGCGAAAATGATCATCGAGAAAGGATACACAGGAGGAGAGGTTGTGACTGTTATATTTGCTGTATTGACTGGCTCCAT GTCTCTAGGGCAGGCATCTCCAAGCTTGAGTGCTTTTGCTGCAGGACAAGCTGCAGCCTTTAAGATGTTTGAAACAATTGAAAGGAAGCCATTAATCGATGCCTATGACACTAATGGTCGGAAGCTTGAAGACATTCGTGGCGACATAGAGCTTAGGGAAGTCTGCTTTAGTTATCCTACGAGACCTGATGAACTAATATTCAATGGATTTTCGCTTTCAATACCGAGTGGCACTACTGCAGCTTTGGTGGGACAAAGTGGGAGTGGGAAATCCACAGTTGTTAGTTTGATAGAGAGATTTTATGATCCACATTCCGGTGCAGTACTTATTGATGGTATCAATCTCAAAGAATTTCAACTGAAATGGATCAGACAGAAAATTGGCCTGGTCAGCCAGGAACCCGTTCTCTTTACTTGTAGCATTAAAGAGAATATTGCCTATGGCAAGGATGGAGCAACTGATGAAGAAATCAGAGCTGCCGCAGAACTTGCTAATGCTGCCAAATTTATAGACAAACTACCTCAG GGACTAGATACAATGGTTGGTGAGCATGGAACTCAGCTCTCTGGGGGTCAAAAGCAGAGAGTGGCGATAGCAAGAGCGATTTTGAAAGACCCAAGAATCCTACTTCTGGATGAAGCTACAAGTGCCCTTGATGCTGAATCTGAGAGAATTGTACAAGAGGCATTGGACAGAATAATGATAAACAGAACAACTGTCATTGTTGCCCACCGTTTGAGTACTATAAGGAATGCCGATACCATTGCTGTTATCCATCAAGGAAAAATAGTTGAAAGAG GTCCACACGATGAGCTCACCAAGGATCCCGAAGGAGCCTATAGCCAGCTCATCAGACTACAAGAAATTAAGAAGTCAGAACAGAACGCAGAAGACAGAGAAAAACAAGATAGTATATCGCAGTCTGGAAGACTTTCAAGTAAAAGGTCTTCTTTGTTACGATCTATAAGCCTAGAGTCAATGGGAGTTGGAAACAGTGGTCATCGTTCACTCTCAGCATCATTTGGTCTGCCCACATCTGCTGGCTTTATAGAACCAGTCGATGAGGGGTCTCAAGATCATCCTATAAAATCTTCTTCACCACCAGAAGTGCCTCTTCGTCGCCTGGGTTACCTAAACAAGCCAGAATTTCCAGTGTTACTGATGGGGACTGTAGCTGCAATGATAGCTGGAGCAATCTTACCTGTTTTTGGACTGTTACTCTCCAAAATGATAGATATTTTCTATGAACCACATGATGAACTTCGTAAAGATTCAAAAATTTGGGCATTAGTATTTGTTGCGGTCGGTGTGGTATCACTCCTGGTTTATCCAGCTAGATTCTACCTTTTTGGTGTTGCTGGTGGTAAGTTGATCCAGAGGATCCGGAAAGCATGTTTTGAGAAAGTAGTTCACATGGAGGTAAGTTGGTTTGATGAAGCTGAGAATTCGAGTGGAGCAGTTGGAGCAAGGCTCTCAACTGATGCAGCTTCCGTCAGAGCATTGGTTGGGGATGCACTTGGTTTGCTGGTTCAGAATATTGCCTCAGCAATAACTGGATTGGTAATTGCCTTTGAATCAAGCTGGCAGCTTGCTCTTATAATCCTTGCTATGGTGCCTCTACTTGGACTAAACGGATTTTTTCAAGTCAAGTTCTTGAAAGGATTCAGTGCAGATTCAAAG AGAATGTATGAGGAAGCAAGTCAAGTGGCGAATGATGCTGTGGGGAGTATAAGAACAGTTGCTTCTTTCTGTGCTGAAGAGAAGGTGATGGATTTATACCGGGGAAAATGTGAAGGGCCAATTAAGACGGGCATAAGGCAAGGGATAATCAGTGGAGTTAGCTTTGGAATATCATTTTTTGTGCTGTACGCAGTTTATGCAGCAAGTTTTTATGCCGGAGCTCGACTGGTAGAGGATGGCAAAACATCGTTCACAGATGTTTTCCGG GTTTTTTTTGCTCTCAGTTTTGCAGCAATAGGAATCTCTCAATCTGGCTCTTTGGTTCCTGATTCAGCCAAAGCAAAAACTGCTGCTGCTTCCATATTTGCCATCATTGACCGAAAGTCACAAATAGACTCAAGTGATGACTCTGGAATAACATTGGAAGAAGTGAAGGGAGAGATTGAGCTTAAGCATGTCAGTTTCAAGTATCCTACAAGACCCGATGTTCAGATATTCAGAGATCTTAGTTTGACCATTCATAGCGGCAAG ACAGTTGCACTGGTTGGAGAAAGCGGAAGTGGAAAATCAACAGTGGTGTCATTGTTACAAAGATTCTATGATCCAGACTCAGGTCACATTACACTGGACGGAAAGGAAATTCAAAGCATGCAAGTTAAATGGCTAAGACAGCAGATGGGTCTGGTGAGCCAAGAGCCTGTGCTGTTTAATGACACCATCCGAGCCAATATTGCATATGGCAAAGGAGACGCAACAGAGGCAGAAATCATAGCTGCAGCAGAATTGGCAAACGCCCACAAGTTCATAAGTAGTTTGCAGAAG GGTTATGACACGGTGGTAGGTGAGAGAGGAGTTCAGTTATCTGGGGGACAAAAGCAGCGAGTGGCAATAGCACGAGCTATAGTAAAGAATCCAAAAATATTACTGCTAGATGAAGCCACAAGTGCACTTGATGCTGAGTCTGAGAAAGTGGTTCAGGATGCACTTGACCGTGTGATGGTGGACCGAACCACAATAGTAGTGGCTCATAGGTTATCCACTATTAAGGGTGCTGATTTAATCGCTGTAGTTAAGAATGGAGTGATAGCAGAGAAGGGAAAGCATGAAGCATTACTGAAGAAGGGTGGTGACTATGCTTCTTTAGTTGCATTGCACACAAATGCTTCTACTTCTTAG
- the LOC108324072 gene encoding ABC transporter B family member 11 has product MAEDTDLNGDPKSKQESKKNEAKDEPAKTVPLYKLFSFADPLDHLLMFLGTVGAFGNGVSLPLMTLIFGNMINAFGGNSNTKQVVDEVSKVSLKFVYLAIGTFFASLLQLTCWMITGERQAARIRGLYLQTILRQDVTFFDKETRTGEVVGRMSGDTVLIQDAMGEKVGQFLQFMATFVGGFVIAFIRGWLLAVVMLSSIPPLAFCGAMVGLVISKASSRGQQAYSKAASVVEQTIGSIRTVASFTGEKQAIVNYNQSLVKAYKAGLQEALASGFGFGALYFVFTCSYGLAIWFGAKMIIEKGYTGGQVVTVMMAVLTGSMSLGQASPSLSAFAAGKAAAFKMFETIKRNPEIDAYDTTGQQLDDVRGDIELREVCFSYPTRPDELIFNGFSLSIPRGTTTALVGESGSGKSTVVSLIERFYDPQSGEVLIDSINLKEFQLKWIRQKIGLVSQEPVLFTCSIKENIAYGKDGATDEEIRAAAEVANAAKFIDKLPQGLDTMVGEHGTQLSGGQKQRVAIARSILKDPRILLLDEATSALDAESEKIVQEALDRIMINRTTVIVAHRLSTIRNADSIAVIHHGKIVERGSHAELTKDPNGAYSQLIRLQEIKGSEKKAENDRDKLESIVHSGRQSSQRSFLRSISQRSSGVGSSRHSSFSAAHGVPVSVGFLEPARGEPQAPPSTSPQEVPLYRLAYLNKPEILVLLGGTLASAINGVILPIIAIFISKMISIFYEPHDELRKDSKLWALLFVALGLVSFTMMPCRFYLFGVAGGKLIKRIRKMCFEKVVHMEVSWFDEAEHSSGAIGARLSSDAAAVRALVGDALGLLVQNLATAVGSLVIAFQASWQLAFIVLALAPLLVLNGYAQFKFLKGFSADAKKLYEEASQVANDAVGSIRTVASFCAEKRVMELYQEKCEGPIKAGIRRGVISGISYGASFFMLYAVYACSFYAGARLVEDGKSTFSDVFRVFFAFSMAAMGISQSGSLVPDSTNSKSAAASVFAILDRKSQIDASDDSGLTLEEVKGEIEFKNVSFKYPTRPDVQIFRDLCLTIRSGKTVALVGESGSGKSTVISLLLRFYDPDSGHITLDGKEIKSMQIKWLRQQMGLVSQEPVLFNDTIRANIAYGKGGDATEAEVIAAAELANAHNFTSSLQEGYDTIVGERGIQLSGGQKQRVAIARAIVKNPKILLLDEATSALDAESEKVVQDALERVMVNRTTVVVAHRLSTIKGADLIAVVKNGVIAEKGKHEALLRKEGDYASLVALHTSASTS; this is encoded by the exons ATGGCAGAGGATACCGACTTGAATGGAGATCCTAAAAGCAAGCAAGAGTCAAAGAAGAACGAGGCCAAAGATGAACCCGCCAAAACAGTACCCTTATACAAACTTTTCTCATTTGCTGATCCTTTGGATCATTTATTGATGTTTCTGGGAACTGTTGGTGCTTTTGGGAATGGAGTTTCCTTGCCCTTGATGACTCTGATATTCGGAAATATGATCAATGCATTTGGAGGTAACAGTAACACCAAACAAGTCGTTGATGAAGTTTCCAAG GTGTCTCTGAAATTTGTATACTTGGCTATCGGCACCTTTTTTGCGTCACTTTTGC AGTTGACTTGTTGGATGATCACTGGTGAGAGACAAGCCGCAAGAATTAGAGGCTTATACCTTCAAACTATTTTGAGGCAAGATGTCACCTTCTTTGACAAGGAAACAAGAACAGGAGAGGTTGTTGGAAGGATGTCAGGTGATACTGTTCTTATTCAAGATGCCATGGGTGAAAAG GTGGGACAGTTCTTGCAGTTCATGGCAACTTTCGTTGGAGGTTTTGTAATAGCATTCATCAGGGGATGGCTTCTAGCCGTCGTCATGCTATCTAGTATTCCACCTCTAGCTTTCTGTGGTGCTATGGTAGGCCTGGTTATTTCAAAAGCATCATCCAGGGGACAACAAGCTTATTCTAAAGCAGCAAGTGTAGTGGAGCAGACAATCGGTTCTATCAGAACT GTTGCTTCATTCACTGGGGAGAAGCAAGCTATAGTTAATTATAATCAGTCCTTAGTTAAAGCTTACAAGGCTGGACTGCAAGAGGCACTAGCTTCTGGTTTTGGGTTTGGTGCTCTCTACTTTGTTTTTACCTGCAGTTACGGTTTGGCTATATGGTTTGGTGCAAAAATGATAATAGAGAAAGGATATACAGGAGGACAGGTTGTGACAGTAATGATGGCTGTTTTGACTGGCTCCAT GTCTCTGGGACAGGCATCTCCAAGCTTGAGCGCTTTTGCTGCTGGAAAAGCTGCTGCCTTTAAGATGTTTGAAACAATTAAGAGGAATCCAGAAATTGATGCTTATGACACTACGGGTCAGCAGCTTGATGACGTTCGTGGAGATATAGAGCTTAGGGAGGTTTGCTTTAGTTATCCTACAAGACCAGATGAACTGATATTCAATGGATTTTCTCTTTCAATACCACGTGGCACTACAACAGCTTTGGTAGGGGAAAGTGGGAGTGGGAAATCCACAGTTGTTAGTTTGATAGAGAGATTTTATGATCCACAGTCAGGTGAAGTTCTCATTGACAGTATCAACCTTAAAGAATTTCAACTGAAGTGGATCAGACAGAAAATAGGCCTAGTTAGCCAGGAACCTGTTCTCTTTACTTGCAGTATTAAAGAGAATATTGCCTATGGCAAGGATGGTGCAACTGATGAGGAAATCAGAGCTGCAGCAGAAGTAGCCAATGCTGCCAAATTTATAGATAAACTTCCTCAG GGGCTAGACACAATGGTTGGTGAGCATGGAACTCAACTATCTGGGGGTCAAAAGCAAAGAGTTGCAATAGCAAGATCAATTTTGAAAGACCCAAGAATCCTACTTTTGGATGAAGCTACCAGTGCCCTTGATGCTGAATCTGAGAAAATTGTGCAGGAGGCATTAGACAGAATAATGATAAACCGAACAACCGTCATTGTAGCCCACCGCTTAAGTACTATAAGGAATGCTGATAGCATTGCTGTTATTCATCATGGAAAAATAGTTGAAAGAG GTTCCCATGCTGAGCTCACCAAAGATCCTAACGGAGCCTATAGCCAGCTCATCAGATTACAAGAAATTAAAGGATCAGAAAAAAAAGCTGAAAATGACAGAGACAAGCTAGAAAGTATAGTACATTCTGGAAGACAATCAAGTCAAAGATCTTTCTTAAGATCTATAAGCCAACGGTCATCAGGAGTTGGAAGCAGTCGTCATAGCTCATTCTCAGCAGCACATGGTGTGCCAGTATCAGTTGGCTTCTTGGAGCCTGCAAGAGGAGAACCTCAAGCACCTCCTTCAACTTCACCACAGGAAGTGCCATTATATCGCCTGGCTTATTTAAACAAGCCAGAGATTCTAGTCTTACTGGGAGGGACTCTAGCTTCAGCAATAAATGGAGTTATACTACCCATTATTGCAATCTTTATCTCCAAAATGATAAGTATTTTCTATGAGCCACATGATGAACTTCGTAAAGATTCAAAACTCTGGGCATTGCTATTTGTTGCACTTGGTCTGGTATCATTTACCATGATGCCATGTAGATTCTACCTTTTTGGTGTTGCTGGAGGTAAGCTGATCAAAAGGATTCGGAAAATGTGTTTTGAGAAAGTTGTTCACATGGAAGTAAGCTGGTTTGATGAAGCTGAACATTCAAGTGGAGCAATTGGAGCAAGGCTCTCTTCTGATGCAGCTGCTGTTCGAGCTTTGGTTGGAGATGCACTTGGTTTGCTGGTTCAAAATCTTGCTACAGCTGTCGGCAGTTTGGTAATTGCTTTTCAAGCAAGTTGGCAGCTTGCTTTTATAGTGCTTGCTTTGGCACCGCTATTAGTACTAAATGGATACGCGCAATTTAAGTTCTTGAAAGGATTCAGCGCAGACGCAAAG AAACTGTATGAGGAAGCAAGTCAAGTGGCAAATGATGCTGTAGGCAGTATAAGAACAGTTGCTTCTTTTTGTGCTGAAAAGAGGGTGATGGAATTATACCAGGAAAAATGTGAAGGACCGATTAAGGCAGGCATAAGGCGAGGGGTAATAAGTGGAATCAGTTACGGGGCATCATTCTTCATGCTTTACGCAGTTTATGCATGCAGTTTCTATGCTGGAGCTCGACTAGTAGAGGATGGAAAATCAACATTCTCAGATGTTTTCCGT GTATTTTTTGCATTCAGCATGGCAGCTATGGGAATCTCTCAATCTGGCTCTTTGGTACCCGATTCAACTAACTCAAAAAGTGCTGCCGCTTCTGTATTTGCTATTCTTGATCGAAAGTCACAAATTGACGCAAGTGATGACTCTGGATTGACGTTGGAAGAAGTGAAAGGAGAAATTGAGTTTAAAAATGTTAGTTTCAAGTATCCTACGAGACCTGATGTTCAAATATTCAGAGATCTTTGCTTGACTATTCGTAGTGGCAAG ACAGTTGCACTGGTTGGGGAAAGTGGAAGTGGAAAATCAACAGTGATCTCATTATTGCTGAGGTTTTATGATCCAGACTCAGGTCACATTACACTGGatggaaaagaaataaaaagcatGCAAATTAAATGGCTAAGACAGCAGATGGGTCTGGTGAGCCAAGAGCCTGTGCTGTTTAATGATACCATCCGAGCCAATATTGCATATGGCAAAGGAGGGGATGCAACAGAGGCAGAAGTTATAGCTGCAGCAGAACTGGCAAATGCTCACAACTTCACCAGTAGTTTGCAGGAG GGTTATGACACAATAGTAGGGGAAAGAGGAATTCAGCTATCTGGAGGGCAGAAACAACGGGTGGCAATAGCACGAGCAATAGTGAAGAATCCAAAAATATTACTACTGGATGAGGCGACTAGTGCACTTGATGCAGAGTCTGAAAAAGTGGTTCAGGATGCACTAGAGCGTGTTATGGTGAACCGAACCACGGTAGTAGTGGCTCATAGGCTATCTACTATAAAGGGTGCAGATTTAATTGCAGTAGTAAAAAATGGTGTGATAGCAGAGAAGGGAAAACACGAAGCACTACTGAGGAAGGAAGGTGATTATGCTTCCTTGGTTGCATTGCATACAAGTGCTTCTACATCTTAG